In Streptomyces sp. NBC_01381, a genomic segment contains:
- a CDS encoding bifunctional 3'-5' exonuclease/DNA polymerase: MIERWAIAATETGGATLAPLGDDGLPAGPVQEEPDLAGAVRDRPHVTRWVWRSTAEIYPRLLAAGARADRCYDIEDAEQLLLGHEGRLGEPRSAAAAWARLRNAPVPADPPPRAAEPGAQDSLFDHSPVTALPFEALLEVYAEQQRRHGATEHPGRMRLLTAAESAGMLVAAEMNVAGLPWRADVHHALLTELLGERYAGGGRNAGATEPRRLAELADEVSAAFGRRVRPDLPADVIKAFAQAGIKVKSTRRWELEEIDHPAVKPLIQYKKLYRIWVAHGWSWLQDWVRDGRFRPEYTPGGTVTGRWTTNGGGALQIPKVIRRAVVADPGWRLVVADADQMEPRVLAAISRDRGLMEVAGSDEDLYTRLSDRAFAGDRDHAKIALLGAVYGQTSGDGLKNLAALRRRFPAAVAYVDDAAKAGEEGRLVRTWLGRTSPPAAGAGDFDEAGIPQGDDSEQPAQEGEFTPGYASTNSRARGRFTRNFVVQGSAADWALLMLAALRQAITASGLRAELVFFQHDEVIVHCPEQEAAAVVTAIREAGELAGRIAFGETPVRFPFTTAVVECYADAK, from the coding sequence GTGATCGAAAGGTGGGCCATCGCAGCCACCGAGACCGGCGGCGCCACCCTCGCCCCGCTCGGGGACGACGGCCTGCCCGCGGGCCCCGTCCAGGAGGAGCCCGACCTCGCCGGGGCCGTCCGCGACCGCCCCCACGTGACCCGCTGGGTCTGGCGCTCCACCGCCGAGATCTACCCACGCCTGCTGGCCGCCGGCGCCCGGGCCGACCGTTGCTACGACATCGAGGACGCCGAGCAGCTCCTGCTCGGTCACGAGGGCCGCCTCGGCGAGCCCCGCTCGGCAGCCGCCGCCTGGGCCCGGCTGCGCAACGCCCCCGTGCCCGCCGACCCGCCCCCCAGAGCCGCCGAGCCCGGCGCCCAGGACTCCCTCTTCGACCACTCCCCGGTGACCGCCCTCCCCTTCGAGGCCCTCCTCGAGGTGTACGCGGAACAGCAGCGAAGACACGGGGCCACCGAGCACCCCGGCCGGATGCGGCTGCTCACCGCGGCCGAGTCGGCGGGCATGCTCGTGGCCGCCGAGATGAACGTCGCGGGCCTCCCCTGGCGCGCCGACGTCCACCACGCCCTGCTCACCGAACTCCTCGGCGAGCGGTACGCGGGCGGCGGGCGGAACGCGGGAGCCACCGAGCCGCGCCGCCTTGCCGAACTCGCCGACGAGGTCTCCGCCGCCTTCGGCCGCCGCGTACGCCCCGATCTGCCCGCCGACGTCATCAAGGCCTTCGCCCAGGCCGGCATCAAGGTCAAGTCCACCCGGCGCTGGGAGCTCGAGGAGATCGACCACCCCGCCGTGAAGCCGCTCATCCAGTACAAGAAGCTGTACCGCATCTGGGTCGCGCACGGCTGGAGCTGGCTGCAGGACTGGGTGCGCGACGGCCGCTTCCGCCCCGAGTACACACCGGGCGGCACCGTCACCGGCCGCTGGACCACGAACGGCGGCGGCGCCCTGCAGATCCCCAAGGTCATCCGGCGCGCGGTCGTCGCCGACCCCGGCTGGCGGCTCGTCGTCGCCGACGCCGACCAGATGGAGCCGCGGGTCCTCGCCGCGATCTCGCGCGACCGGGGCCTGATGGAGGTCGCGGGGAGCGACGAGGATCTCTACACGCGCCTCTCCGACCGCGCGTTCGCCGGCGACCGCGACCACGCCAAGATCGCCCTCCTCGGCGCCGTCTACGGCCAGACCTCCGGCGACGGCCTGAAGAACCTGGCGGCGCTGCGGCGCAGATTCCCCGCCGCCGTCGCGTACGTCGACGATGCGGCGAAGGCGGGCGAGGAGGGCAGGCTCGTACGGACCTGGCTGGGCCGCACCAGCCCCCCTGCGGCCGGCGCGGGCGACTTCGACGAGGCGGGCATCCCGCAGGGCGACGACTCCGAACAGCCCGCCCAGGAAGGCGAGTTCACCCCAGGCTACGCCTCGACGAACTCCCGCGCCCGCGGCCGCTTCACCCGCAACTTCGTCGTCCAGGGCAGCGCGGCCGACTGGGCGCTCCTGATGCTGGCCGCGCTGCGCCAGGCCATCACCGCGTCCGGGCTCCGCGCCGAGCTGGTCTTCTTCCAGCACGACGAGGTGATCGTGCACTGCCCCGAGCAGGAGGCCGCCGCGGTCGTGACGGCGATCCGAGAGGCCGGGGAGCTCGCGGGCCGCATCGCTTTCGGCGAGACACCGGTGCGGTTTCCGTTCACCACGGCCGTGGTGGAGTGCTACGCCGATGCGAAGTAA
- a CDS encoding BTAD domain-containing putative transcriptional regulator: protein MRSELRFGLLGAPAVYDADGEPQPVQSAKGRALLAALLLEPGRVVSVDALKDALWGGHPPASAHASLQNHVTRLRRLLDDPDRLRAVPPGYRLRVGEGELDVRVFEQLVSRARAAHAEHDWEACADAAADALALWRGTPLDGLPPDAAGHALVPRLEEARLLALELRYDAEIGLGSGGGLVPELAELVAEYPLREAFHRQLMLVLHRAGRQAEALAVHRELRRRLVEELGVEPGAAVREAHRVVLQEPGGSAVPGVADSEPAVIDDPVAAAASAAAPAPAQLPPSPPHFTGRTDVTYALSRLLAGGGDEEGTSPVAVVSGMAGVGKSALALHVAHGLRERFPDGQLYVNLHGATPGMTPLTPDQALAALLRDLGVEPQRSPQHPDAASALLRSLLAPTRTLMVLDDAATAAQVRPLLPAGSGCAVIVTSRSPLAALDGAGRFPLEPLSGRDSAALLRAVSGRAGLEAGHPLVELAGRLPLALRIVAARLAARRALTPDALAELLTASDGRLHHLEHDDLSVRRSLAVALDALCGSEREADQDAAVALARIGALDLPTYGVPLLARLLGVAERRAEAALDRLVDVALLDETAYGRYAPHDLVRDFAREAARQSGCGVTGAEVAESALHWYAESALQSLLAIMPEGLDRDDRMRGVAERLSAPGDRSEGRAAAGAVPAMSTDQAYAWGDTELANVIAVADRYGRSSALLPVLVRCSFSYLKRRGRLAEADLLTRLAVTAARRSGDRDGEAQALTDLAGLSYVSGRSGAALDLIDEALVLWRELDHVSCVHRAVINRGLLLEALGRYEEAADALRQSMELAKSLDDPLSEAFALSNLGNIYEHTDARAAIDCHRRSLEIGEAQGHDGVRQEAHCDIGYSYLALGEPAAALKHFEESLRIHDEAEDWHNESRVRLGTVRALRELSRTCDAVRECDDLLDRAEARADDHRAGLARHQRGLLLYADGHVEEAYAQWEAALAALDGTDSSEVVGELKGLLAGSVPQQA, encoded by the coding sequence ATGCGGAGTGAGTTGCGGTTCGGGCTCCTTGGCGCACCCGCCGTGTACGACGCGGACGGTGAGCCGCAGCCCGTCCAGAGCGCCAAGGGGCGCGCACTCCTTGCCGCACTCCTCCTCGAACCGGGCAGGGTCGTCTCCGTGGACGCCCTCAAGGACGCACTGTGGGGCGGCCACCCGCCCGCTTCCGCGCACGCATCGCTGCAGAACCACGTCACGCGCCTGCGCCGGCTGCTCGACGACCCGGACCGGCTGCGGGCGGTGCCCCCGGGCTACCGGCTGCGCGTGGGCGAGGGCGAGCTCGACGTACGCGTATTCGAGCAGCTGGTCTCGCGGGCCCGGGCGGCGCACGCGGAGCACGACTGGGAGGCCTGCGCGGACGCCGCGGCCGACGCGCTCGCCCTGTGGCGCGGCACCCCGCTGGACGGCTTGCCCCCGGACGCCGCGGGCCACGCGCTCGTGCCACGGCTCGAAGAGGCGCGGCTCCTCGCCCTCGAACTGCGCTACGACGCGGAGATCGGCCTCGGCAGCGGTGGCGGGCTCGTGCCTGAGCTTGCCGAGCTGGTCGCCGAGTACCCCTTGCGGGAGGCCTTCCACCGGCAGCTGATGCTCGTCCTGCACCGCGCCGGGCGGCAGGCGGAGGCGCTCGCCGTGCACCGGGAGCTGCGGCGCAGGCTGGTCGAGGAGCTCGGCGTGGAGCCGGGCGCCGCGGTGCGCGAGGCACACCGGGTGGTCCTTCAGGAGCCGGGTGGGTCCGCTGTGCCGGGGGTCGCCGACTCCGAACCTGCCGTGATCGACGATCCGGTCGCCGCCGCCGCTTCCGCCGCGGCGCCCGCCCCCGCTCAACTCCCGCCTTCCCCGCCGCACTTCACGGGCCGTACCGATGTGACGTACGCCCTCTCACGACTGCTCGCGGGAGGCGGCGACGAAGAGGGCACGTCCCCCGTCGCCGTCGTCTCCGGCATGGCCGGTGTCGGCAAGAGCGCGCTCGCCCTGCATGTGGCGCACGGGCTGCGCGAGCGGTTCCCGGACGGGCAGCTCTACGTCAACCTGCACGGTGCGACGCCCGGCATGACGCCCCTCACCCCGGACCAGGCGCTCGCCGCGCTCCTGCGCGACCTGGGTGTGGAGCCGCAGCGCAGTCCCCAACACCCGGACGCGGCATCGGCGTTGCTCCGCTCGCTGCTCGCGCCCACCCGCACCCTGATGGTCCTTGACGACGCGGCCACCGCCGCTCAAGTGCGTCCGCTCCTTCCCGCCGGGTCCGGCTGCGCGGTCATCGTCACCAGCCGCTCACCGCTCGCCGCGCTCGACGGCGCGGGCCGCTTCCCGCTGGAGCCGCTCTCCGGCCGGGACAGCGCCGCGCTGCTGCGTGCCGTCTCCGGGCGCGCGGGCCTTGAGGCCGGGCACCCCCTGGTTGAACTCGCCGGGCGCCTCCCGCTGGCCCTGCGCATCGTCGCGGCCCGGCTCGCCGCCCGCCGCGCGCTCACCCCGGACGCGCTCGCCGAACTCCTCACCGCGAGCGACGGACGCCTGCACCACCTCGAACACGACGACCTGAGCGTGCGTCGCTCGCTCGCCGTCGCCTTGGACGCGCTGTGCGGTTCGGAGCGCGAGGCCGATCAGGACGCCGCCGTGGCCCTCGCCCGGATCGGCGCGCTCGACCTGCCGACGTACGGAGTGCCGCTCCTCGCCCGGCTGTTGGGGGTGGCGGAACGGCGCGCCGAGGCCGCTCTCGACCGGCTCGTCGACGTCGCGCTGCTCGACGAGACGGCGTACGGCCGGTACGCCCCGCACGACCTCGTACGCGACTTCGCGAGGGAAGCGGCGCGCCAGAGCGGGTGCGGGGTCACCGGCGCGGAGGTGGCGGAGTCGGCGCTGCACTGGTACGCGGAGTCGGCGCTGCAGAGCCTCCTTGCGATCATGCCGGAGGGCCTGGACCGCGACGACCGGATGCGGGGCGTGGCGGAGCGGCTGTCCGCGCCAGGGGACCGCTCCGAGGGCCGGGCGGCGGCCGGTGCCGTGCCGGCGATGTCCACCGACCAGGCCTACGCCTGGGGCGACACGGAGCTCGCGAACGTCATAGCGGTCGCCGACCGCTACGGCCGCTCGTCCGCCCTCCTCCCCGTCCTGGTCCGCTGCAGCTTCTCGTACCTCAAACGCCGTGGCAGGCTCGCCGAGGCCGACCTCCTGACCCGGCTCGCCGTGACCGCGGCCCGGCGCAGCGGCGACCGCGACGGCGAGGCGCAGGCCCTCACCGACCTCGCGGGCCTCAGCTACGTGTCGGGGCGCAGCGGCGCGGCGCTTGATCTGATCGACGAGGCGCTGGTCCTGTGGCGGGAGCTCGACCACGTCTCGTGCGTCCACCGGGCCGTCATCAACCGCGGCCTGCTGCTCGAAGCGCTCGGCCGCTACGAGGAGGCGGCGGACGCGCTGCGGCAGAGCATGGAGCTCGCCAAGAGCCTGGACGACCCCCTGAGCGAGGCGTTCGCCCTCAGCAACCTCGGCAACATCTACGAGCACACCGACGCGCGCGCGGCGATCGACTGTCACCGGCGCAGCCTGGAGATCGGCGAGGCCCAGGGCCACGACGGTGTCCGGCAGGAGGCGCACTGCGACATCGGCTACTCCTATCTGGCCCTGGGCGAACCGGCCGCCGCGCTCAAGCACTTCGAGGAGAGCCTGCGCATCCACGACGAGGCCGAGGACTGGCACAACGAGTCCCGGGTGCGCCTCGGAACGGTGCGGGCCCTGCGCGAGCTGTCCCGCACGTGCGACGCGGTGCGTGAGTGCGACGACCTCCTGGACCGCGCGGAAGCACGGGCCGACGACCATCGGGCGGGCCTCGCCCGCCATCAGCGCGGACTTCTCCTGTACGCCGATGGGCACGTCGAAGAGGCGTACGCGCAATGGGAGGCGGCGCTCGCGGCGCTCGACGGCACGGACAGCAGCGAGGTGGTGGGCGAGTTGAAGGGCCTGCTGGCGGGCTCGGTGCCTCAACAAGCCTGA
- a CDS encoding PLP-dependent aminotransferase family protein has product MARSDYRLVADEVAGEIERGLLRPGDQLPTQRAFARQRRIANSTAIRVYGELVRRGLAVGEVGRGTFVRAAPPHPGGSASLAERPRGADAPPVNLELNYPVTQGQSELMARGIAPLLRPDVLLEASRPAAADGTPQARAAAADVLARAGWRPDPAHVLFAGNGRQAIAAAISSLVRPGGRLGVEELTYPLVKAIAERLGVSLVPVAVDEEGIRPDALAAVHRSASPLSAVYVQPTLHNPLSLTAGPERRAELAGVLRELDLYAVEDTTWAFLAEDAPAPLAAYAPDRTVLVDSLSKRLAPGLTVGMLTAPPAHLDVLARTLRSGAWTAGGVNLEAAVRWCGDGTVDSVVAAKRVDAAVRHRVVEERLGVGAGAGVRPGAGTGAVAVAGSRARSGRVRVDPRSYFCWWELPSHWRAEAFVAAAAERGVAVTPGSAFAIGERSAPGAVRIGLASPPVDVLGDALGVLAELARRAGPGAGVDARMR; this is encoded by the coding sequence GTGGCGCGCAGTGACTATCGGCTCGTTGCCGATGAAGTGGCCGGGGAGATCGAGCGCGGCTTGTTGCGGCCCGGGGATCAGTTGCCCACGCAGCGGGCCTTCGCTCGGCAGCGGCGGATCGCCAACTCCACCGCCATCCGCGTGTACGGCGAGCTCGTGCGGCGGGGGCTCGCGGTGGGCGAGGTCGGGCGTGGCACCTTCGTGAGGGCCGCGCCCCCGCACCCCGGCGGGTCCGCCTCGCTCGCCGAGCGGCCGCGAGGGGCGGACGCGCCACCGGTGAACCTGGAGCTCAACTACCCCGTCACGCAAGGGCAGTCCGAGCTGATGGCCCGCGGCATCGCCCCGCTGCTGCGGCCGGACGTCCTCCTTGAGGCAAGCCGCCCGGCCGCCGCCGACGGCACTCCGCAGGCGCGGGCGGCCGCCGCCGATGTGCTGGCACGGGCGGGCTGGCGGCCCGACCCTGCCCATGTCCTCTTCGCCGGCAACGGGCGGCAGGCCATCGCCGCCGCGATCTCGTCCCTCGTACGCCCTGGAGGCCGTCTCGGTGTCGAGGAGCTGACGTATCCGCTGGTCAAGGCCATTGCCGAGCGGCTCGGGGTGAGTCTGGTGCCGGTCGCCGTGGACGAGGAGGGGATACGGCCGGACGCGCTGGCCGCCGTCCACCGCAGTGCTTCGCCGCTCAGTGCGGTGTACGTACAGCCGACGCTGCACAATCCGCTGTCCCTGACCGCCGGTCCGGAGCGGCGGGCCGAACTGGCGGGTGTGTTGCGGGAGTTGGATCTGTACGCCGTCGAGGACACCACATGGGCCTTCCTCGCCGAGGACGCGCCCGCGCCGCTCGCCGCGTACGCCCCGGACCGCACCGTTCTCGTCGACAGCCTCTCCAAGCGGCTCGCCCCCGGACTCACCGTGGGCATGCTGACCGCGCCGCCCGCCCATCTGGACGTTCTCGCGCGGACCCTGCGCTCCGGGGCCTGGACGGCGGGCGGCGTGAACCTGGAGGCCGCGGTGCGGTGGTGCGGCGACGGGACGGTGGACTCGGTGGTCGCCGCCAAGCGCGTCGACGCGGCGGTGCGGCATCGGGTTGTAGAGGAGCGGCTCGGGGTGGGTGCGGGGGCGGGTGTGCGCCCCGGTGCGGGCACGGGGGCCGTCGCGGTCGCGGGGTCCAGGGCTCGCTCGGGGCGGGTCCGTGTCGACCCCCGTTCCTATTTCTGCTGGTGGGAGCTGCCGTCCCACTGGCGGGCCGAGGCCTTCGTCGCCGCCGCGGCCGAGCGGGGTGTCGCCGTGACACCCGGCTCTGCCTTCGCGATCGGGGAGCGGTCCGCGCCCGGCGCGGTCAGGATCGGGCTCGCGTCGCCGCCGGTGGACGTGCTCGGGGACGCGTTGGGAGTACTGGCCGAACTTGCTCGCAGGGCGGGGCCGGGTGCGGGCGTCGATGCGAGGATGCGCTGA
- a CDS encoding alpha/beta fold hydrolase: protein MATAHLNGITIGYDDEGPGGENPAAEGPPPPLLLIHGHPFDRTMWTPQRTAFSATHRVITPDLRGYGETDVVPGTTPFATFAADILALLDHLGVTRCALGGLSMGGQIAMECLRLFPERISGLLLADTFPAAETDGGKAWRNAMADRLLAEGMKPYADEVLDKMAAPYNPRAAAHVHRMMLAAPPEGAAAALRGRAERPDYRALLTGVTVPALIVVGRDDTYTPVSDAEAMRDAIPGAELCVVESAAHLPNLEQPEVFNAAVRTWLTRINT from the coding sequence ATGGCAACCGCGCACCTCAACGGCATCACCATCGGCTACGACGACGAAGGCCCCGGCGGTGAAAACCCAGCCGCCGAAGGGCCGCCCCCACCCCTGCTCCTCATCCACGGCCACCCTTTCGACCGCACGATGTGGACCCCCCAGCGCACCGCCTTCTCCGCGACCCACCGCGTCATCACCCCAGACCTCCGCGGCTACGGCGAGACGGACGTGGTCCCCGGCACCACCCCCTTCGCCACCTTCGCCGCCGACATCCTCGCCCTGCTCGACCACCTCGGCGTGACCCGCTGCGCGCTCGGCGGCCTCTCCATGGGCGGCCAGATCGCGATGGAGTGCCTCCGGCTGTTCCCCGAGCGGATCAGCGGCCTGCTCCTGGCCGACACCTTCCCGGCCGCCGAGACGGACGGGGGCAAGGCCTGGCGCAACGCCATGGCCGACCGGCTCCTTGCCGAGGGCATGAAGCCGTACGCCGATGAAGTGCTGGACAAGATGGCCGCCCCGTACAACCCGCGAGCCGCGGCCCACGTGCACCGCATGATGCTGGCCGCGCCACCGGAGGGCGCGGCGGCGGCCCTGCGGGGCAGGGCCGAACGCCCGGACTACCGGGCCCTGTTGACCGGCGTCACGGTCCCCGCCCTGATCGTCGTCGGCCGTGACGACACGTACACACCGGTGTCCGACGCCGAGGCCATGCGCGACGCGATCCCCGGCGCGGAGCTGTGCGTGGTGGAGTCGGCGGCCCACCTGCCGAACCTGGAGCAGCCGGAGGTGTTCAACGCGGCGGTGCGCACATGGCTGACCCGCATCAACACCTGA
- a CDS encoding FxLYD domain-containing protein yields the protein MEPTRTATATRVAAAACTALLALTVTACTDEDVDKAKDTVASATAKAGDVVASATEAAASELAKVKDGVNAKGDVKAADAKPDGDRITAEITATNSSDKKADYTISVNFRDSDGNLLDAVVLNINGVDPGSSKSGTARSNRSLSGTPKVEIGQALRH from the coding sequence ATGGAGCCCACCCGTACCGCCACCGCGACCCGTGTCGCCGCCGCGGCCTGCACCGCCCTGCTCGCCCTCACGGTCACCGCCTGCACGGACGAAGACGTCGACAAGGCCAAGGACACCGTCGCATCGGCCACGGCCAAGGCGGGCGACGTGGTCGCGTCCGCCACGGAAGCGGCTGCCTCCGAGCTGGCGAAGGTCAAGGACGGCGTGAACGCCAAGGGCGACGTGAAGGCAGCGGACGCCAAGCCCGACGGCGACCGGATCACCGCCGAGATCACCGCCACCAACAGCTCGGACAAGAAGGCGGACTACACGATCTCCGTCAACTTCCGTGACAGCGACGGCAATCTCCTCGACGCGGTCGTCCTGAACATCAACGGCGTGGACCCGGGCTCTTCCAAGTCCGGCACGGCCCGCAGCAACCGAAGCCTGTCCGGCACCCCGAAGGTGGAGATCGGCCAGGCACTGCGCCACTGA
- a CDS encoding DUF1326 domain-containing protein, which produces MAEAAEAAEAAEAAEAAGQAAAPTVPKWHASGDWFDTCKCNVPCPCSFAEPPTYGDCEGVLAWHVREGHYGDVPLDGLNVLMVGSFVGNVWAEHSDAYAGVFFDERADDAQREALQMIFSGQAGSWPAEMISMFGAEMRGMDFAPIDIQVDDDLGGWRATVPGRVEAGATALTGPTTPEGARVQSTNLPGSETGPGQVATWGRSTADRADAFGFSWSRQGQSSKHITFDWAGPN; this is translated from the coding sequence ATGGCTGAGGCAGCAGAGGCAGCAGAGGCAGCAGAGGCAGCAGAGGCAGCAGGTCAGGCGGCCGCTCCGACTGTTCCGAAGTGGCATGCGTCCGGGGACTGGTTCGACACCTGCAAGTGCAATGTGCCGTGCCCGTGTTCGTTCGCCGAGCCGCCCACGTACGGAGACTGCGAGGGAGTCCTGGCCTGGCATGTACGCGAGGGGCACTACGGAGATGTTCCGCTGGACGGCCTCAACGTGCTGATGGTCGGCTCGTTCGTCGGCAATGTGTGGGCCGAACACTCCGACGCGTACGCGGGCGTCTTCTTCGACGAGAGGGCCGACGACGCGCAGCGCGAGGCATTGCAGATGATCTTCAGTGGTCAGGCGGGCAGCTGGCCCGCCGAAATGATCAGCATGTTCGGTGCCGAGATGCGCGGCATGGACTTCGCCCCCATCGACATTCAGGTCGACGACGACCTGGGCGGATGGCGGGCCACCGTTCCGGGCCGGGTCGAGGCCGGTGCGACGGCGCTCACCGGACCGACGACGCCCGAGGGCGCGCGCGTGCAGTCGACCAACCTGCCGGGATCGGAGACCGGTCCGGGCCAGGTGGCGACCTGGGGCCGCTCGACGGCCGACCGTGCCGACGCCTTCGGCTTCAGCTGGAGCCGCCAGGGGCAGTCCAGCAAGCACATCACCTTCGACTGGGCGGGGCCGAACTGA
- a CDS encoding DUF2182 domain-containing protein has product MTIAWSVMVVLALLAWLLTAAQAGDMDMDMEPGTMGLGLPLFLLLWVTMMVAMMFPSVAPVAITWVRAIGRQSSGAARTARIAQFVAGYLIAWTAFGLCVYGILTVTGDLVDGHPEAGRWIGAGAFLLAGLHQFSPLKNMCLRHCRSPIGQLVRYAGYRPRARDLRVGAHHGLYCVGCCWGLMIVLIPLGAMNIAAMAGVAVVIFVEKLWRLGPVFSAAIGVLFLVLAALAPFQSWLLPGLEHHGPSMEPMTMTLRG; this is encoded by the coding sequence ATGACCATCGCCTGGTCCGTCATGGTGGTGCTCGCACTGCTCGCGTGGCTGCTCACGGCCGCCCAGGCCGGTGACATGGACATGGATATGGAGCCGGGGACCATGGGCCTCGGCCTGCCCCTGTTCCTGCTGCTGTGGGTGACCATGATGGTCGCGATGATGTTCCCGTCCGTGGCACCGGTGGCCATCACCTGGGTCCGGGCCATCGGCCGTCAGTCCTCCGGAGCCGCCCGCACGGCACGGATCGCCCAGTTCGTGGCCGGGTACCTGATCGCCTGGACGGCGTTCGGTCTCTGTGTGTACGGGATTCTCACCGTGACCGGCGACCTGGTCGACGGCCACCCCGAAGCCGGGCGCTGGATCGGCGCCGGCGCCTTCCTGCTCGCCGGACTCCACCAATTCAGTCCGCTGAAGAACATGTGCCTGCGCCACTGCCGAAGCCCCATCGGCCAACTCGTGCGCTACGCCGGATACCGGCCACGCGCCCGTGACCTGCGCGTCGGCGCCCATCACGGGCTCTACTGCGTCGGCTGCTGCTGGGGACTCATGATCGTCCTCATCCCCCTTGGCGCGATGAACATCGCGGCGATGGCCGGAGTCGCGGTCGTCATCTTCGTCGAGAAACTGTGGCGCCTCGGCCCGGTGTTCAGCGCCGCGATCGGCGTGCTGTTCCTGGTCCTGGCCGCACTGGCCCCGTTCCAGAGCTGGCTGCTGCCGGGTCTGGAACATCACGGCCCGTCGATGGAGCCAATGACGATGACGCTCAGGGGGTGA
- a CDS encoding TetR/AcrR family transcriptional regulator, translating to MSPKQQRGEETADRLLGAALQVYADSGEQGVTVSALTKASGVSLGSLYHHFGSVDGLMNALLQRWLGRLLGELAAAVERSRTARTGIRALVRVYLTFIQEHPDASRLLHSSYADRLGMAQARQLRDAQEARLSPMAAWMRQHIESGEVAPLAVPLIEALVLGPVVATARRWLSGIDDVDLDEAARVLPERILRSLSP from the coding sequence ATGAGCCCCAAGCAACAACGCGGCGAGGAAACCGCCGACCGCCTCCTGGGCGCCGCGCTTCAGGTGTACGCCGACTCCGGCGAGCAGGGCGTCACCGTCAGCGCCCTCACCAAAGCCAGCGGGGTCAGTCTCGGCAGCCTCTACCACCACTTCGGCAGCGTCGACGGCCTCATGAACGCCCTGCTGCAGCGCTGGCTCGGGCGGCTGCTCGGCGAGCTCGCCGCGGCCGTGGAGCGCTCCCGGACCGCCCGGACCGGCATCCGCGCCCTCGTGCGGGTCTACCTGACGTTCATCCAGGAGCACCCGGACGCGTCCCGGCTCCTGCACTCCTCCTACGCCGACCGGCTCGGGATGGCGCAGGCCAGGCAGCTCCGCGATGCCCAGGAGGCCAGGCTCTCGCCGATGGCCGCGTGGATGCGGCAGCACATCGAGTCGGGCGAGGTCGCCCCGCTGGCCGTGCCCTTGATCGAGGCGCTGGTCCTGGGGCCGGTCGTCGCGACCGCGCGCCGGTGGCTGTCCGGTATCGACGATGTCGACCTCGACGAGGCCGCGCGCGTCCTGCCGGAGAGGATTCTGCGGTCGCTCAGCCCCTGA
- a CDS encoding YhjD/YihY/BrkB family envelope integrity protein, with amino-acid sequence MNRKQLRDWARAAQEFPRRTPLVGRMLARLISVRWMDASARLAAQLFLAALPLLIVVAAFAPSGVKDLLADSVQALLGGDAPVDTIEQSFTAQGVTKDTYGGVGLVVALISATALSRALQQVCERCWDLPKGGARVTAWRWLVWLAGWLTAVLFQAPLRHGFGAGTWLGVLLSLVTAVLLWWWTQHLLLGARIRWAPLLPGAVLTGVGMVTFAYLSGLFMPAAMKRSLAQFGSLGYVFTLLSWLIAACCVIVAGIGLGQVTALSGPFPRWLGSPAADARDRPPAGGRPSQGGDSV; translated from the coding sequence GTGAACCGCAAGCAGCTCCGGGACTGGGCCAGGGCGGCCCAGGAGTTCCCCCGGCGGACACCGCTGGTCGGGCGGATGCTCGCACGGCTGATCAGCGTGCGCTGGATGGATGCCAGCGCGCGCCTCGCGGCCCAGCTCTTCCTGGCCGCGCTGCCGCTGCTCATCGTCGTGGCCGCGTTCGCGCCCAGTGGTGTCAAGGACCTGCTGGCCGACTCCGTTCAGGCTCTGCTGGGCGGGGACGCACCGGTCGACACGATCGAGCAGTCGTTCACCGCCCAAGGCGTCACGAAGGACACCTACGGAGGCGTCGGCCTCGTCGTCGCGCTCATCTCGGCGACCGCCCTGAGCCGGGCCCTGCAGCAGGTGTGCGAGCGCTGCTGGGATCTGCCCAAAGGGGGCGCGCGGGTGACCGCCTGGCGCTGGCTGGTGTGGCTGGCGGGATGGCTGACCGCGGTGCTGTTCCAGGCCCCGTTGCGCCACGGGTTCGGGGCCGGCACCTGGCTCGGAGTGCTGCTCTCGCTGGTGACGGCCGTACTGCTGTGGTGGTGGACGCAGCATCTGCTGCTCGGCGCGCGCATCAGGTGGGCGCCGCTGCTGCCGGGAGCCGTGCTGACGGGCGTCGGCATGGTGACGTTCGCGTATCTGTCGGGGTTGTTCATGCCCGCGGCCATGAAACGGAGCCTCGCGCAGTTCGGATCGCTCGGCTACGTCTTCACGCTGCTCTCGTGGCTGATCGCGGCGTGCTGCGTGATCGTCGCCGGAATCGGCCTCGGCCAGGTCACGGCTCTTTCAGGACCGTTCCCGCGCTGGCTGGGCTCTCCTGCGGCCGACGCGCGCGACCGGCCGCCCGCCGGCGGCAGGCCCTCACAGGGCGGCGACAGCGTGTGA